CGAACGTGAAGCCGGGCGGCGCCGTGACGAGCACGTGATGCGAGGAGAACAGCTTCTCGAGTCCTGCGGCCCGAATCGCATGTGTTCTGTCGCGAAGCATCGAATCCAGTCGCGTGACCTGGTTTCGCAGTTGCTCGTGTAACCGGATGGTGCCTTCACGGTCGAAAACACAGATGCACAGGCAAACCTTTGTGGAGGTCCTGGCGGCCGCCTGCTGCAGCACGGGTTCGTCGAAGCGCAGTTTAATTGCGTCGGCTTCGGTCGAGGAACAGACAATCGCGACTACGTCGGGCGCGTTGACCGTCTGCAAGCCATACTCAATCGCATCCGCGAGATACGTGTCGTGCAACTTGCCCGGAGGTTTGAAGAGAAAGTGAAAATTCCGGATGGGACCCGCTACAGGCAAGGCACAATCGAACGTGAAAAATCCCTTCATAGCAGGACCTTCGTCGCAGGCACCACGATTGAATAACAGGCGCCAGCTGCCATGGGAAGCTCCGGCCGGTCCTTGAGCCAGTGCTTCGGTTCGAACGACACCTGCTCTTTCGGTACAGAAAAATCTTGGGTCAAACAGACCCTTCCGGTCCGCAGACGAAGGTATGCGTTCAGTTGCTGCAAGGTTTGCAAGACGTGAGAAAGGCCGCCGCCGCTGCCCGCGGTCGTCTTTGTGGTCGCATGTAGCTCGAAACACTTCCGAACGAGTGACACCTCTTCATCGATTGAGACACTCTGAATCTCCTCACCAGCTTGACCATGGCGGGAAAGCCAGCGACGCGCGAGCCCGGGCCCGGTGTCGACGACGGTTAGCTCCAGCAGAGATGTCTGCTTGCTGGCCTCCCGTTTCCCTTCGGCGTTGGCATACTTACGCCGATTGGCAATGTTGTGCATCAGGAAGAACGCGAGCGGCGGGTCTTCCTCGCCAAGGTGGTCGGCCGCGTCCTTGGCCTCGTACGAAATAAACTTGGCCATGACAGCACGCAAGCTCTTCACGTAGGGCCTGCCTTGCTCGTCCGTGGTTGCGTGTTCGTCTGTGTTGCGGAAAAGTTCGTAGAGGAGAGTTCCCAGAGCGACGCGCGAAGCCTCCGTCATCTTCTGGCCGGCAGTCGGCGCGCACGCAGCAATCAAACGGGAGGTCAGGTTTACGAAGTCGTCTCGCGACCGGACAGCGCCGACCTCTGGCCGAGAATACAGTGGGATAAGGAATTCATTCTTCGCGCGAGCGAAGCAACCCAGAAATGCGCCTCGCCCGTGCATCGTGCCGCGGAAGTTGCCGTTCTGCATTGCTTCAATTCGAGGAACTGCGTTCGCCAACGCTTCGCGGGTAGACAACGGTTCGTCAGCGCCAGTCTCGATGATTTCGGAGAAGTAGGCAGCAGCCATGCCGTGCGGCTCTTTTGCCAAGGCCTCCTGCGCATCCGTCGAGCCTCTACCGTAAGGCCTCAAGGTCGGGTGCTCGATGGTGCGTGACCACTCGGCGAGAAATTGCATGAGCGAACCCGGCACGCCAACGTTCCCGCCGAACCTCAAACTTGTCTCGAGCCGCAAAGCTGGACTCTCCGATAGCAGCTCGTACGCGCCCTCGATGTCCCTGAGGCTGGTCGCACTGGGAAATGTAATCATGTCGTTTCGGTCCGCGCTTCGCTTTTTCGGAAACTGCGTTCAGGTCGTCGTCCGGTCAGATGCATGAGACTACCAGAGGATGTCGGAAATCACGCTCCCATCTACCGATATCGCGGCTTGCAACTCGATGTGAGTGGCTAGGAGGACCGTCGCACAACGCATTGCCGGCCGCTAAATGCGACGCTAATAGAGTGACTATCAGGCGGGTTCCGAGACGCAATTCGCCTTTCCACTGCGGCTGAGGTTCAGTTGTCTCATTAACCGCCCTATTTCGAATACGGCTGCAATGCGTTCATCGTCTACCGCCGCTATAGTCTTCCGGCTCGAGGTTTCTCGATAATATCGGCCGTCGCACTCGACCAAATCGAGCAACGCCGACATGTCACGGACTTCGCCCGGAGTGACCTCTCCCTCTCCGGCGATGATTCCTGCGGCGATAGAATGATTCCCGCCTCCGACGAAGCTGATTCCCCAAGGCAACCACAACATGACCTGATGATTCGGGTCTTGCCTCCATTTACCCATCGACTTGCCTCGGCCGATGTGAGCAAGCGCACTTGCGATGCGTTGCCGGTTCCATGGCCAAGGAAGTATCGTGTCTTTTGCCAGATTGACCCTGAATGCGCCCGGCGCGAGCTTTACGCCGATTCCGTAGCTCAACGGGGTTATGCGACGGTCGTCGAAAAAGAAGCTCGACGAAACGATACTTGGAGGAGCCTGGTGGGCAGCGTTTTCAATGACACCGACCAATGCCTCGGCCTGGTAGGGACGCAGCAACAGATTGACAAGGTCGTGCAGCGCGGCCGGATTCCGTTGAGCAATCTCGCGCGCCATGTCCATGATGTTCTCAAACTGCGAGCGCCGCTTTCGTCCCAAGAAGCACCGGACTCGTGAAATCACGACACGCCCCATTTCGATAGTGGCCTCGTATGCGGTTTGTTTCATACCGTACCCCGAAGTTGGAAAATTGTTGTGTTGCGGCAGCTCCATTTTGTCTGCTTGCTGCCCTCTGCTTGCGCAGACACGCGCGTCACCGCCGACTCATTGAACAGAGGCCGATGATTCATCGCGGCGCCGCGGCCGCCGTTTCAGTTTGGTTTTGAAGTGTACTGGTCCACAGATTCCAGAGACCTATTCGCGACGGGTAGCAGCTTGACCTTGCCGTTCTCCCAGAGGGCGACCGTGTCTTTCGACTGCTGGATGATGAACCCCGTCGCAATTGCACTGGTTCCATCCGTCAGCCGGAAGCAGTGCTGACCATGTGCATGGGCAGAACATCCTTTGATGTAATCTGTGATGTCATCGTTCGCAAGGGCGTTTGCCGCAGCGACGCCAAGCTCCACCGGAAAAATCAGGACAGCGGCAAAAAAAGCAGGAAGTGCGAACATGAGATATGTCCCTCCCAGAGGAAGGACGAGCAGATAGGTCGCGAGCAGCTTGATGCGCGTACTGACGGGGGCCCGACCGCGATGAAGCTTTCCAAGCCTGGCTGCGCCCTGTCCCAGTGCCAAGGCCAGAATTCCAGTAATGAGCAATGCGCCGATGACTACCAGAATAGGCCTCGACTTGAACATAGCCCCGAAGATGATGTCGAGGTCCTTCATGACGGCAAGGACTGCAAGCACGAGATAGTCACTCCGTCCCTGAGGGAATGCGCCCGGGTTAATGCCGAAGCGCTCGAGAAACGTCTGTTGGAAGGTCACTCCGACGAGATACGCAAAATACAATGTCGCTGCGCCGAGCACAGGCGTCAGAACCTTCCACCATGCAAATCGGCCGGTATCTGGTTTCAGAGAGAGTCCCGAGTCATTCAGCTTCATGTTTTTTAAACCTACAAATCGGGTAATCGGCGAGCGGACGCACCAAACGTCGGCTCATGGCTTCCCGCGTGCGCTTGCAAGCCAACTCGGCGACGGTTGGCACGTCACTACGGGAAGAGAGGATATGCGCTCAACGCGGGCTCAATTGCTCACGCACCTTGCGTACCTCATCCTAGTCGCGTTGAATAAGGCACGCTTCAATCTGCCCGAGACAACGAAGCAATCCCCTCTAGAAGATGTCCCCCGCACCTTCGGTGCCCTCCATGTGGCGACAGAGGCCCGGCGACAGGTAGCCCAATTTAGGACTCGGCCCGGTCGTGCACCGGTTGCCGTCGTACTCGACATAAATCGGCGGCGGCGTCGTGTCGTTCCACGAGGTAAGGAGCGCCATAAAAATTCCGACAGCAGTCGAGGCGAGAATGCCGTTCGGCCAGACGACTTGAGGGCGTCCCCCGGCAGCGCCGTAACGCGCATTCTCTGCGGCCAGAGCAGCGTCAGTAATGAACCCCATGCACCGCATGCACGGCTGGCCCGGCAGCGAAGCGATGACCTGACCGCTGATGAAGTAGCGCCCTTCTTCGCCGTGGACGTCCATTCCGACGTCGATGTACGGAATGCGAAAGCGACGCGCGAAACGTTCGAGTTCGTCGCGCGCCCCCATCGTGTCGACACATCCGAAGATGTAGTCGACCTGTTTCAGGTCGTCGAGCGCGAGATTCCACGGGCCATCGTGTTTGACGATTTCCGTTTCAGGGCTGACCGCCGCTACGCGCGCGCTGATGACATCGACCTTTCGCGCCTCTGCCTGCGCTTCGGCATAGGTCAGCCCGACCATGCGGTTGCGGTTGGAGTCTTCCGCAAAGTCACCGTCAACCAGGACGAGCTTACCGACGCCAATATGCGCCAATTGCTGCGACACATGCGAGCCACCACCGCACAATCCAATGACTGCTACGGTCGTGTTCTTGATGGTCGCTTCCGACGTTTCCCCGAGGAAGCTTTGACGACTGTGTCGGTTGTCCATGATGCAACTCCGCTTGCGAATGAGGTTTTTGCAGGTATACGCCGGCCCTTGCGAGTTGTGTCTGTCCCGGCCCCAGGAAGACCGCGCTCGCGGAATCGAGGCTGAAGACAATCGCACCATGAGGTAGCTCAGGGCGAACATTGACAAAATCAGGGATGAAACGCTTGTTTTCGTGTACATCTACGGCGCTGAAGCCGGGCGTGCCGCGGTGGTCGTGCCGATGCACGTGAAAAATGCTCACGGGGCTCATGTGCGCCGCTGCGCGCAAGCGACGAAAAGCGCTCGAAGAAACGCACGCCCCGACCCTCGGATTGTTCTCGTATTCACCGTCCGGAATCGCGATGTATCGCTGAGCCGTGATGGTCCACGCGCCGTTTGCCATCGTCGATTCGCAGACGAGGAACCCCACCCGTTCCGCGGCGAAGGCATGTGGCCGGTCAAGGTCGCGGTGAAGTTCTGCGACCAGCGTCGGGCTAATCGTGATGGATGTCATTTAAGCGCCACCATGTGTGCACCCAGCATGTCCAGCAAAGGCAGCGCCGACGGAACGCCTTGCCAGGACCAGACGTGCCATACGCGACCAGCAATAACGCGCTCGGTCCAGTTTGCCGGCTTGCCGACAATTTGCTCGCGCTCTGCAATCCGTTGCGACAGGTAGAGGCGGCTCGTATAGCCGTTGGCCCCATTCGGTGCCAGGAGCGCATCGAGGACATAGGTCTTGTCCCCGACCTGGAGCCGTAGTGCGGGCAGATGAACGAATACCTCCGGTCCATCCATGAAGACCTTGGCGCCAGGGACTACGGCCAGCAACGGCCGTAGTCGTTCGTCGTCGAAGCCCCCCATCACGACGAGCTCCCGGTGCGGACTGCGCTGAGAAACTCTTCTCCGCCGACGACGTGAATGTGCGAGTTATCGTCGAGAGGTGGAAAGTCGCCGGGGCCGAGAACCTTTTCGAGCACCTTGTCGGCTGGAACACCTAGCTTCTTCTTCAGCTCTGCAACCAGATACGTGCCCGCCTCAATCTCGACGGGACGGTTGTCGATTTTGACGGTAACGAGGTGCGGCGCCGGGTGGTGTTCGTGATGGCCGTGATGGGCGTGGTGCTCGTGGTGGCCATTCGGTTCACGGTACACATGCTGCTCGCCGTGGCGTTCATGGTGCGGTAGGGAGCGGCCCGGCTGCTCGCCGCGGTCGCCGTGGGCGTGTTCGCCCGGGGTTTGCTCAGGGTCGTGCATGGTTACCTCTAAAGTTTGCATCAATGACATCAAACCATTCGATGTCAACAGGAGTGTCCTCCAGAGGAAGCCAAATGTCAATGCGAATGACCTTTGAACCGAAAGTCAGCCACCTTGACAAGTCATCAATATTGACATATACGCGGCGCGAGTTATACTGCCGAACATGGACAAGTTCTATGAAGAGTTCGGGCGGGCGCTGCGGGAGCGCCGAATTAAAGCCAACCTGACGCAGGATGACGTGGCGTCGAAGGTCGGGCTTGGACGCACGTCAGTCACAAATATCGAGAAGGGACGACAGCAGGTCTCGTTGCACATGCTTTATCAACTGGCTGATGCCGTTGACGCAGAACCCTCGTCTCTCCTACCTCCAAGAAGTGAGACCAAGGAAAAGTCGGAGCTTCCTGCTGAGCTGGAGAGTTCACTGGCCAAACTTGGCGACGAGACAGAAAGACAATGGGCTAGAGAATTCCTAGATTCGCCCGAGGTTCTCGCCTCTCTCGAAGAAAAGCGCTAAAACATGACAAACCCGGAAAATAAAGCACGAGAGACACTTCAGACCGCTGGTGTGACTGAAGCACCGGTCGATGTCGAACTTGTCGCCAACCACTTGGGATGCAAGGTCATGTTTCAGACCTTGAAATCAGACTTGTCGGGACTCTTGGTAAATCAGCCAGGAAAGTGCCTGATTGGAGTCAACTCTCATCAGAGTAAGACTCGCCAACGATTTACCATTGCCCACGAGCTCGGGCATCTCGTCTTACAGCACAAAGGAGAGATGTTCGTTGACGGGACGGTCCTTCGAAGAGACGAGAACAGTGGCCGAGCAGTCGACCCACAGGAAATTGCTGCCAACCAGTTTGCGGCCGCCCTGTTGATGCCTTCCGATTGGGTTTATAAGAAGTTAGCTGAGAACCGGAAACAGTCGCCCGACAGCTCTGCCGAAGAAGTGACAACTGCACTTGCCGCCCAATTTGCAGTCAGCCCTCAAGCCATGGGTATCCGGTTGGCAAATCTGGGGTGCCTTATTCCTGAGTAAAGGTAGACGCGCCGCGCAAGGCCGTCTGAGGTCGTTCCACTGTGCGCATCGAAACATCCCCGCGACCGCCGGGACGACCTCCCCGTGAGGTTGTCGGCTCATATTGAGCTTGCTAACTGTCAGAGAGCCTTCTCAATCGACCGACGCCCACTCATAAACATCGCGTGCCAGTGGGCCCGGGTCATCATGAGCTGATACTACGAAGCCCTGTTGCTCAAGGCTCCAGCTTTGCTCGCCAAGGATATTTTCAATTCTCTCGCGGTCTAGCGCGGGCATGCTGTCGGTTGCCGGCGTCATGACGAAAAGCCCCAGGCCTCGGTCCTGAAGCCGGTTCACCCGAGCATAGGTCGTCAGGTCTCTCGAGGCGCGCAAGAAATTCAGCTCAACGCTAGTCGGAGTCTTGTACACAGCAGAGATGACGCTCCCGGCCTTGCCAGGAGGTGCGAGATTGAAATCGAGCCAGTGAGACTGGCCGGTCGATTCATCGAGAAGCGCTCGTTGTGGTTCGGTACTAATTCTCTCAAACGATAATCCAGCGATTTTCTTCAACTCGTCATCAACAAGACGGCGCACCGCGGCGTTGTCGAGCGTGATGAACTCACGGGTCTTTCGTTCCTCACGCGGAACAAGAGGCACAACGTCGTAATAGAGCCGACTCAGAACAGCATCCACAGACACGCCCGAAGTAGCCCACTGACTTCCGATTGAGATGGCGTCCGTCTCGAATGGTACGTCTTCAAGACCGGCTGCATTCTTCTGCGCACGCAGCATGCCCTGCTCGGCCGCTTCCATGAGTTCGCGAATCTGACCAATGTCGTCCCGGCCATAGATACATTCAAACTTCGACAGGTCATCAAGCAAGCGGAAGCTGAACGGTCCGCCAGGTGTGCCGACAATGACTCCCACGGTGTAGCGTTGGGGCGCGAAAGCATCTGGTTGCAATTCGATGGTCGCCCAGACGCCTTCAAATTCGGGTGCAGGCACGGCGAGCGCGTGGCGTCTGATATGCGCAAGAGGGTCCAAGCCCGTCGACATGAACAAGGTCCTCATACGATGCACCCCAATTCATTGGCTAGCCAATCGCGTTGAGCGCGTTGTCCCAGAAACTGCAGAACGTTTGCTGTCAGCGTTGCGGCTTCAGTCGAGTCGGAAATAACCTTCGAAATGAATTGCTCCAGCGATGGAGTAGCCTGCACGAGAGCCTGTTCATGCTGCAAGGATGCCACCGCCATGGACGCTTCAAACTTGGTATAGCCCGCTTGTTTAAGCAGACTTCGGGCCTCCCTTCGCAAACTATTGTGTGCATATTGGAGGCCACCTGCTACCCAGATTAGCGTGTAGAGAATGAGCTCGTTGTCGATGGGGATATAGTCTCCACCAGACGTCCGCAGAAAATTCCCGGTATGGCGGTCCTGGTTTTCGACCCAGTGGTCGAATGCGGCGATTCTGGCGATGTCGCGGTGCTTGAAGGCACTTGCCTTTCGAGCGGCCTGGAGCCACTTCCATCGCGCAGTGATGTGCTTGCCGGGAACGGCTGACGTGCAAAAGGCTGGTACCTCTTTGTACTTCATCCAGTGCTGGTCCAGCGACATGCTCTGACGCAGCCTGCCAATGGGCAGCAGAACTACAGCTGCGAACTCCGGCCGAGGCAGGTCGAGGGCAGCGGCTATCATCCATGCGATGCTCTCAGTGAGCACCATGGGGTTGCCAAGCGGGGCCGCTTTGACAAAGCATTTATGCAAATGTCCGTTTGCGTCGGCGATGACCGCCTGATGGGTAGTGTGGTTCTGCCCTTTGTTGGCAGCCGCGCCCCTGAACTCCCGCCAAGCATCCGCCGCCAGAATTGGAATCATATTATGCCTCAGTCTTTTTTGTTCTTCTCTGCCGATTACGGCCGCTGCCGCCGACTCCTTATAGCTGGCCGCCCCTCACGCCTACTTCGCACTGCGCCCATTAGTGCGCAACTACGGCTCTGATGGAAGCGCAACGCTCGATTCGCCTGACCGCTCCAAATTGTACACCCCCTTATCAGCAGTGGCATTCGAGCAGACTGACGGCATTGCCGCATGTCCCGGTTCCTACCTGGGGCAGTGAGACGTTAGATACAGGCTCCTGGCTGCGCTGCTTTGCGTTGCCCCCCCCCGTTGCATACATTTGGTCACGCGGCGTGAAGGCCAGGCTTGACTCTGATTCTCGCGCTCGTACCGGACGGCTTGAAAGGCGCCCATCCCTCCTGTAATTTCTCTTGCTTTCGATACCCAGATTCACGTTATCCGATGACAAGCGCGACCGAAAAGTTCGACCCAGACAAGCTCAAAAGCAATGCCCTGACGTCTATCCGGCTCGGCGTCGAGGATTTCACGCGCAGCCAGTTGGCAGAAGGCGGAGACCCCGACCGAGCGCTGTCAGCTTTGCGCAATCTGTTTGCGGGAATCTTGTTGCTATTCAAGTATCGGATTGCGACCGAGGCCGGAAGCGCCGCAGAAGGTTACGAACTGATTTTCAAGACGGGGGAGATTCTTCCGCAGCCTGACGGCATGGGCGGTATCGAGTGGCAACCGATGAAATTCGGCAACACGACGATTGACGTACCGGATATCAAAAAGCGCTTCGATGCATTTGGCATCGTAACTGACTGGAAGGTTATCGAGGCGCTACAAAAAGAACGCAACAACGCGGAACACCTTCATCCCCAGAACGCGGCCGGGGTAATCGGAAAATTTCTCTCCGACACGTTCCCGGTATTGAGCACGTTCATTCAGGACGAGCTAGATTCCGCGCCGGCTACGCTTCTCGGCGAGACCTGGACAACGATGCTGAAGCATCACGATTTCTACCAGGCTCAGGC
This region of Burkholderia contaminans genomic DNA includes:
- a CDS encoding DUF6710 family protein; this encodes MELPQHNNFPTSGYGMKQTAYEATIEMGRVVISRVRCFLGRKRRSQFENIMDMAREIAQRNPAALHDLVNLLLRPYQAEALVGVIENAAHQAPPSIVSSSFFFDDRRITPLSYGIGVKLAPGAFRVNLAKDTILPWPWNRQRIASALAHIGRGKSMGKWRQDPNHQVMLWLPWGISFVGGGNHSIAAGIIAGEGEVTPGEVRDMSALLDLVECDGRYYRETSSRKTIAAVDDERIAAVFEIGRLMRQLNLSRSGKANCVSEPA
- a CDS encoding HesA/MoeB/ThiF family protein — encoded protein: MDNRHSRQSFLGETSEATIKNTTVAVIGLCGGGSHVSQQLAHIGVGKLVLVDGDFAEDSNRNRMVGLTYAEAQAEARKVDVISARVAAVSPETEIVKHDGPWNLALDDLKQVDYIFGCVDTMGARDELERFARRFRIPYIDVGMDVHGEEGRYFISGQVIASLPGQPCMRCMGFITDAALAAENARYGAAGGRPQVVWPNGILASTAVGIFMALLTSWNDTTPPPIYVEYDGNRCTTGPSPKLGYLSPGLCRHMEGTEGAGDIF
- a CDS encoding helix-turn-helix domain-containing protein; its protein translation is MDKFYEEFGRALRERRIKANLTQDDVASKVGLGRTSVTNIEKGRQQVSLHMLYQLADAVDAEPSSLLPPRSETKEKSELPAELESSLAKLGDETERQWAREFLDSPEVLASLEEKR
- a CDS encoding ImmA/IrrE family metallo-endopeptidase — translated: MTNPENKARETLQTAGVTEAPVDVELVANHLGCKVMFQTLKSDLSGLLVNQPGKCLIGVNSHQSKTRQRFTIAHELGHLVLQHKGEMFVDGTVLRRDENSGRAVDPQEIAANQFAAALLMPSDWVYKKLAENRKQSPDSSAEEVTTALAAQFAVSPQAMGIRLANLGCLIPE
- a CDS encoding HipA family kinase, with amino-acid sequence MIPILAADAWREFRGAAANKGQNHTTHQAVIADANGHLHKCFVKAAPLGNPMVLTESIAWMIAAALDLPRPEFAAVVLLPIGRLRQSMSLDQHWMKYKEVPAFCTSAVPGKHITARWKWLQAARKASAFKHRDIARIAAFDHWVENQDRHTGNFLRTSGGDYIPIDNELILYTLIWVAGGLQYAHNSLRREARSLLKQAGYTKFEASMAVASLQHEQALVQATPSLEQFISKVISDSTEAATLTANVLQFLGQRAQRDWLANELGCIV
- a CDS encoding zinc ribbon domain-containing protein — protein: MTSATEKFDPDKLKSNALTSIRLGVEDFTRSQLAEGGDPDRALSALRNLFAGILLLFKYRIATEAGSAAEGYELIFKTGEILPQPDGMGGIEWQPMKFGNTTIDVPDIKKRFDAFGIVTDWKVIEALQKERNNAEHLHPQNAAGVIGKFLSDTFPVLSTFIQDELDSAPATLLGETWTTMLKHHDFYQAQAAVCTAAWAGLNVPDDLLPVVPDMQCEACGSSLLKPSGDEEESSDLESGEVTYICVGCAHRALIVPLLEETLIEFVGGYDPFSGEEPPTAECPECQHATFVHAKGKCLWCGMQLAPGGCSRCGNVLTLDDYDNSLCGYCQYQADKYRDA